In Gossypium hirsutum isolate 1008001.06 chromosome D06, Gossypium_hirsutum_v2.1, whole genome shotgun sequence, one genomic interval encodes:
- the LOC107901259 gene encoding transmembrane protein 234 homolog: MYKETMIGDVEKMLAVGLIWGATNAAMRRGALLWDRYLKSTPNSGDPPRKFDQKLLNSLSNWLTLLLFWQYSIPFFINLSASATFFAILGQAPISLAVPVTNATTFAATAVFGILLGEETRIGHALLGTGFIVLGVSLCIT, translated from the exons ATGTACAAAG AAACAATGATCGGAGACGTAGAGAAAATGTTGGCGGTAGGCCTGATCTGGGGCGCCACTAACGCCGCAATGCGCCGTGGCGCACTCCTTTGGGACCGATATCTCAAGTCCACTCCAAACTCAGGCGACCCACCTCGCAAATTCGACCAAAAGCTCCTCAATTCCTTATCCAATTGGCTAACCCTCCTTTTGTTTTGGCAATATTCGATCCCTTTCTTCATCAACCTCTCCGCCTCCGCCACCTTTTTCGCTATCTTAGGCCAGGCTCCGATTTCGCTCGCCGTCCCCGTCACCAACGCGACCACGTTTGCTGCCACCGCCGTTTTTGGAATCCTATTGGGTGAGGAGACCCGGATCGGTCATGCTCTGTTGGGTACGGGTtttattgttttgggtgtttCGCTTTGTATCACGTGA